A genomic window from Flavobacterium azooxidireducens includes:
- the lpdA gene encoding dihydrolipoyl dehydrogenase produces the protein MKYDIIVLGSGPGGYVTAIRASQLGFKVAVIEKENLGGVCLNWGCIPTKALLKSAQVFEYLKHASDYGLIVKDFDKDFGAVINRSRGVADGMSKGVQFLMKKNKIDVIEGFGKVKPGKKIDVTAGDGKVSEYSADHIIIATGARSRELPNLPQDGKKVIGYRQAMTLPEQPKKMIVVGSGAIGVEFASFYNAMGTEVTIVEFLPNVVPVEDEDISKQFERSLKKSGITVMTSSSVERIDTSGNGVKAFVKTSKGEEVIEADILLSAVGIKTNIENIGLEDVGIAVDRDKILVNDYYQTNIPGYYAIGDVTPGQALAHVASAEGILCVEKIAGLHVEPLDYGNVPGCTYATPEIASVGLTEKQAKEKGYELKVGKFPFTASGKAKAAGTPDGFVKVIFDAKYGEWLGCHMIGAGVTDMIAEAVVARKLETTGHEILKAIHPHPTMSEAVMEAVADAYGEVIHL, from the coding sequence ATGAAATACGATATTATTGTTTTAGGTAGTGGTCCCGGTGGATATGTAACAGCCATCCGTGCCTCACAATTGGGCTTTAAAGTAGCCGTTATTGAAAAAGAAAATTTAGGCGGTGTGTGTTTAAATTGGGGATGTATTCCAACCAAAGCACTTTTAAAATCGGCTCAAGTGTTTGAATACCTGAAACATGCTTCAGATTACGGATTAATCGTAAAAGATTTTGATAAAGATTTTGGAGCTGTAATCAACCGTAGTCGCGGAGTGGCAGACGGAATGAGTAAAGGCGTTCAATTCTTAATGAAAAAAAATAAAATTGATGTAATCGAAGGTTTTGGTAAAGTAAAACCAGGTAAAAAAATAGATGTTACTGCAGGTGATGGAAAAGTGTCTGAATACAGTGCAGACCATATCATCATCGCAACAGGAGCTCGTTCACGAGAATTGCCTAATTTGCCGCAAGATGGTAAAAAAGTAATTGGTTATCGTCAAGCGATGACATTGCCGGAACAACCAAAAAAGATGATTGTAGTAGGTTCGGGTGCTATTGGTGTTGAATTTGCTAGTTTTTATAATGCGATGGGAACGGAAGTAACAATTGTTGAATTTTTACCAAATGTTGTTCCTGTAGAAGACGAAGATATTTCAAAACAATTTGAACGTTCGTTAAAAAAATCAGGAATTACTGTCATGACAAGTTCTTCTGTAGAACGAATCGATACTAGCGGAAATGGTGTTAAAGCATTTGTGAAAACATCAAAAGGCGAAGAAGTTATTGAAGCTGATATTTTATTATCCGCAGTTGGAATCAAAACGAACATTGAAAACATTGGTTTAGAAGATGTTGGAATTGCCGTTGACCGCGATAAAATTTTAGTAAACGATTATTATCAAACGAATATTCCGGGTTATTATGCCATTGGTGATGTAACTCCGGGGCAAGCTTTAGCTCACGTTGCTTCGGCAGAAGGAATTTTATGCGTAGAAAAAATCGCAGGATTACACGTTGAACCATTGGATTACGGAAACGTTCCGGGTTGTACGTATGCTACTCCGGAAATTGCTTCAGTTGGTTTAACGGAAAAACAAGCGAAAGAAAAAGGATACGAATTAAAAGTGGGTAAATTTCCGTTTACGGCTTCCGGAAAAGCAAAAGCTGCCGGAACTCCGGACGGATTTGTAAAAGTAATTTTTGATGCCAAATATGGCGAATGGTTAGGTTGCCACATGATTGGTGCCGGCGTAACCGATATGATTGCCGAAGCCGTTGTAGCTCGTAAATTAGAAACAACAGGTCACGAAATTTTAAAAGCAATTCACCCTCACCCTACTATGAGTGAAGCGGTAATGGAAGCTGTGGCCGATGCGTATGGTGAAGTGATTCATTTGTAA
- the mnmA gene encoding tRNA 2-thiouridine(34) synthase MnmA — translation MKRVVVGLSGGVDSSVAAYLLKEQGYEVIGLFMKNWHDDSVTISNECPWLEDSNDALLVAEKLGIPFQTVDLSEEYKDRIVDYMFKEYENGRTPNPDVLCNREIKFDVFMKIALSLGADFVATGHYCRKGILEKDGKEIYQLLAGKDDNKDQSYFLCQLSQEQLAKSLFPIGELTKPEVREIASKLDLITAEKKDSQGLCFIGKVRLPEFLQQKLQPKEGIIIEIDKNDPIYTLQKPTFESIEDQLNFDAQPFHYLPSMGKVVGKHQGAHYFTIGQRKGLNVGGTKEGLFIIATDIETNTIYTGQGHTHPGLFRKALRVQPNEIHWVREDLRLKNGETMEVMARIRYRQALQKATLHQFESGLFVVFDEPQSAITEGQFVAWNMGDELVGSGVIS, via the coding sequence ATGAAAAGAGTAGTAGTCGGACTTTCCGGCGGGGTAGATTCCAGTGTTGCGGCGTATTTGTTGAAAGAACAAGGTTACGAAGTCATCGGTTTGTTTATGAAAAACTGGCACGATGATTCGGTAACAATTTCAAACGAATGTCCGTGGTTGGAAGATTCCAATGATGCTCTTTTAGTAGCCGAAAAACTCGGAATTCCGTTTCAAACAGTCGATTTAAGCGAAGAATACAAAGATCGTATCGTTGATTATATGTTCAAAGAATACGAAAACGGAAGAACTCCAAATCCGGATGTTTTATGCAATCGCGAAATTAAGTTTGATGTTTTTATGAAAATCGCTCTTTCTTTAGGAGCAGATTTTGTGGCAACCGGACATTATTGCCGTAAAGGAATTCTTGAAAAAGACGGAAAAGAAATCTATCAATTGCTTGCCGGAAAAGATGACAATAAAGATCAATCGTATTTTCTATGTCAATTATCGCAAGAGCAATTAGCAAAATCATTGTTTCCGATTGGTGAATTGACCAAACCGGAAGTACGTGAAATTGCTTCAAAATTGGATTTAATTACCGCAGAAAAGAAAGATTCGCAAGGATTATGTTTCATTGGGAAAGTGCGATTGCCTGAATTTTTACAACAAAAATTACAACCCAAAGAAGGCATTATTATCGAAATTGATAAAAATGATCCGATTTATACTTTACAAAAACCAACTTTTGAATCAATAGAAGATCAACTGAATTTTGATGCTCAACCTTTCCACTATTTGCCAAGTATGGGAAAAGTGGTAGGCAAACATCAAGGTGCTCATTATTTCACAATCGGTCAACGAAAAGGGTTGAATGTTGGTGGAACTAAAGAAGGTTTATTTATCATTGCCACTGATATTGAAACCAATACAATTTACACAGGACAAGGTCATACTCATCCCGGATTATTCAGAAAAGCATTAAGAGTTCAACCGAATGAAATTCATTGGGTTCGAGAAGATTTACGTTTGAAGAATGGCGAAACAATGGAAGTAATGGCACGCATTCGCTATCGTCAAGCATTGCAAAAAGCTACGTTACATCAATTTGAAAGTGGATTATTTGTTGTTTTCGATGAACCACAATCTGCCATTACAGAAGGACAATTTGTGGCTTGGAATATGGGTGATGAATTAGTAGGTTCGGGTGTAATTTCGTAA
- a CDS encoding IS3 family transposase: MQWFRENKEKVSFSLNSLYKVVTISKQAVNKYCKEQKLFTEKVEKLVIEAQELRKEHPGCGVEKMYYVLRPEFLGRDRFIDIMMDLGFRVQYKKNYKRTTYSIANQYPNLIKGYLVNKPSTIWQSDITYIALGERFYYAVFIVDVYTKLIVGHRISNHMRGTANLEALEIALKEYDAPKIHHSDRGSQYLYHEYINLLKSRGSRVSMAISAQDNAYAERINRTIKEEYLDYWKPKTFEELQRNISKAVWHYNEKRIHKNLNKMTPREFYENCFKKNYKNPIIEIYDNGSG; encoded by the coding sequence ATCCAATGGTTTAGAGAGAACAAAGAAAAAGTAAGTTTCTCTTTAAATAGTCTGTACAAGGTTGTTACTATATCTAAACAAGCTGTGAATAAATATTGTAAAGAACAAAAATTATTCACCGAAAAAGTAGAGAAATTAGTAATCGAAGCTCAAGAATTAAGGAAAGAGCATCCGGGTTGTGGGGTTGAAAAAATGTATTACGTACTTCGACCAGAGTTTTTAGGAAGAGATAGGTTTATAGATATTATGATGGATTTAGGATTTAGAGTTCAGTATAAAAAGAATTACAAACGGACAACTTATTCCATTGCAAATCAATATCCAAATTTAATAAAAGGATATTTGGTTAATAAACCGTCAACAATATGGCAATCAGATATTACCTATATCGCTTTGGGGGAAAGATTTTATTATGCTGTTTTTATTGTTGATGTATATACAAAGTTGATTGTTGGTCACAGAATATCTAACCATATGAGAGGAACAGCAAACCTTGAAGCGTTAGAAATAGCTTTGAAAGAGTATGATGCTCCAAAAATTCATCACTCCGATAGGGGAAGTCAATATTTATATCATGAGTATATAAATCTATTAAAGTCAAGGGGTTCAAGAGTCAGTATGGCAATTTCTGCTCAAGATAATGCTTATGCTGAAAGGATAAACAGAACAATTAAAGAAGAATATTTGGATTATTGGAAGCCAAAAACATTTGAGGAATTACAAAGAAATATAAGCAAAGCAGTTTGGCATTATAATGAAAAGAGGATTCATAAAAATTTAAACAAAATGACACCGAGAGAGTTTTATGAAAATTGTTTCAAAAAGAATTATAAAAATCCAATTATTGAAATCTATGACAATGGTTCGGGATAA
- a CDS encoding fasciclin domain-containing protein — translation MKNGNFFKSVLFAFLAITTFSCSDDDDAGAPQSNTIAAIASRTPNLSILVQALDRVDLVAAVDGTTQLTVFAPTNTAFQNYLTANGLTSLDQVSDADLTQLLLNHVVAGGVQSSQLSTGYGVKTLATYNGGADRNLNLYVNTTSGVRLNGVSSVVTPNIIASNGVVHVVDAVIGLPTVVTFAQADPTFDLLEAALTREGNTTNFPAALSAAGPFTVFAPTNDAFTALLTELGGIGLADIPEPTLDAVLKYHVATGAFGNVLSSGLTPNGTTNVPTLFGASPTINITLPGTGGNIANVTDGVGRASGIVAVDVQAANGVIHVLNRVLLPN, via the coding sequence ATGAAAAATGGAAATTTTTTTAAATCGGTACTTTTTGCTTTTTTAGCAATAACTACTTTTTCTTGTAGCGATGATGATGATGCTGGTGCTCCGCAAAGCAATACCATTGCAGCTATCGCTTCTCGCACACCAAATTTAAGTATTTTAGTGCAAGCACTAGACCGTGTAGATTTAGTTGCTGCAGTAGATGGAACAACACAACTTACTGTATTTGCTCCAACTAATACAGCTTTTCAAAATTATTTAACCGCGAACGGGTTAACTAGTTTAGATCAAGTATCTGATGCAGACTTGACTCAACTTTTGTTAAATCATGTAGTTGCTGGTGGTGTTCAGTCCTCTCAGTTATCAACTGGTTACGGAGTAAAAACACTAGCTACCTATAACGGTGGTGCAGACAGAAACCTTAACTTGTATGTTAACACTACATCAGGTGTACGTTTAAATGGTGTTTCATCTGTAGTAACTCCAAACATCATTGCTTCAAATGGTGTGGTTCATGTGGTAGATGCTGTAATTGGATTGCCAACTGTAGTAACTTTTGCTCAGGCTGATCCAACATTTGATTTATTAGAAGCAGCATTAACTAGAGAAGGAAATACTACAAATTTTCCGGCTGCTTTAAGTGCGGCTGGACCATTCACAGTATTTGCTCCAACTAATGATGCTTTTACAGCTCTATTAACCGAATTAGGAGGAATTGGATTGGCAGACATTCCAGAACCTACGTTAGATGCTGTTTTAAAATACCATGTTGCTACTGGAGCATTTGGAAATGTATTGTCTAGTGGACTTACGCCTAATGGTACTACTAATGTTCCAACTTTATTCGGTGCATCACCAACGATTAATATCACTTTACCAGGCACAGGTGGAAATATTGCAAATGTGACTGATGGTGTAGGAAGAGCATCTGGAATTGTGGCTGTTGATGTTCAAGCAGCAAACGGTGTAATTCATGTATTAAACAGAGTTTTACTACCAAACTAA
- a CDS encoding toxin-antitoxin system YwqK family antitoxin — translation MNIQFFKKIVLIIFFISSAIFAQDKINQVDEKGNKHGLWKGVYEDTKYPKYEGEFKNGKEVGVFTFYDNTKVKKIVATRDFSAKDGSCYTIVFNGKHKVSEGKLVNKIHEGEWKFYHLRSDTIMNLENYKNGKLHGVKKVFYNTGLIAEEVNYVEGIKNGPYKKVAENGVVLEETNFKNGEYHGSAIFREAAGGKYTVGEYKNGQSVGIWKFYDKDKLVKEENRSEKKKAKPKTAKGEAKRKVKAQKQ, via the coding sequence ATGAATATCCAATTTTTTAAAAAAATAGTTCTCATTATCTTTTTCATTAGCTCTGCAATTTTTGCACAAGACAAAATCAATCAAGTTGATGAAAAAGGAAACAAACACGGACTTTGGAAAGGTGTTTATGAAGATACTAAATATCCTAAATATGAAGGAGAATTTAAAAATGGAAAGGAAGTAGGTGTTTTTACCTTTTATGATAACACTAAAGTGAAAAAAATTGTAGCTACAAGAGATTTTTCTGCTAAAGATGGTTCATGTTATACTATAGTTTTCAATGGAAAACATAAAGTTAGCGAAGGAAAATTAGTCAATAAGATTCATGAAGGCGAATGGAAATTTTATCATCTACGATCCGATACCATAATGAATTTAGAGAATTATAAGAATGGTAAATTACATGGTGTGAAAAAGGTATTTTATAACACAGGACTGATTGCCGAAGAGGTAAATTATGTTGAAGGAATCAAAAATGGACCTTATAAAAAAGTGGCCGAAAATGGTGTCGTTTTAGAAGAAACAAATTTTAAAAACGGCGAATACCACGGATCAGCAATTTTTAGAGAAGCAGCTGGTGGAAAATATACGGTTGGAGAATATAAAAACGGTCAATCAGTTGGAATTTGGAAATTTTATGATAAGGACAAACTGGTAAAAGAAGAAAACCGTAGCGAAAAGAAAAAAGCCAAACCCAAAACAGCGAAAGGCGAAGCCAAAAGAAAAGTTAAAGCACAGAAACAGTAA
- a CDS encoding transposase produces the protein MKANLRKIKKYRFYSTEFKQEIVSLYESGIYSVYQLEKLYGICNKSIYQWIYKFSTFNKKGIRVVEMKESNTQKLKELEQKIKSLEQIVGQKQIQIEYLEKMIDIAKDELNIDIKKNSSTLQSNGLERTKKK, from the coding sequence ATGAAAGCAAATTTGAGAAAAATTAAGAAGTATCGATTTTATTCTACCGAGTTTAAACAGGAAATAGTTTCGTTATATGAAAGCGGAATTTACAGTGTTTATCAATTAGAAAAATTATATGGTATCTGTAATAAATCTATTTATCAATGGATTTATAAATTTTCTACCTTTAACAAAAAAGGAATACGGGTTGTTGAGATGAAAGAAAGTAACACTCAAAAGCTAAAAGAGCTAGAGCAGAAAATTAAAAGTTTGGAGCAAATAGTTGGTCAGAAGCAAATTCAGATTGAGTATTTGGAAAAGATGATTGATATTGCCAAAGATGAGCTAAATATTGACATTAAAAAAAACTCAAGCACCCTACAATCCAATGGTTTAGAGAGAACAAAGAAAAAGTAA
- the lpdA gene encoding dihydrolipoyl dehydrogenase: protein MSQFDVAIIGSGPGGYVAAIRCAQLGFKTAIIEKYSVLGGTCLNVGCIPSKALLASSHHYHDAVAHFEEHGIEVGKVKLNLEKMIGRKQAVVDQTTGGIKFLMDKNKITVFEGIGSFEDATHVKVTKNDGSSETIEAKYSIIATGSKPSNLPFITLDKERVITSTEALKLKEVPKHLVIIGGGVIGIELGQVYLRLGAQVSVVEFMDRIIPGMDASLSKELTKVLKKQGMKFYTSHKVKSVNRKGKAVTVEAETPKGEILSLEGDYCLVSVGRRPYTDGLNADKAGVKVTDRGQIEVNDHLQTSASNIYAIGDVVRGAMLAHKAEEEGVMVAEILAGQKPHIDYNLIPGVVYTWPEVAAVGKTEEQLKEEGVAFKSGSFPFKALGRARAGGDTDGFVKILADAKTDEVLGVHMIGPRCADLIAEAVTAMEFRASAEDISRMSHAHPTFAEAVKEAALAATDNRALHV, encoded by the coding sequence ATGAGTCAATTTGATGTGGCCATTATCGGCTCAGGACCAGGCGGATATGTTGCAGCCATCCGTTGTGCACAATTAGGATTTAAAACGGCTATTATCGAAAAATATTCGGTTTTAGGTGGAACATGTTTAAATGTTGGATGTATTCCTTCTAAAGCATTACTTGCTTCTTCTCATCATTACCACGATGCAGTAGCTCATTTTGAAGAGCACGGTATTGAGGTTGGAAAAGTGAAATTAAATCTTGAAAAAATGATTGGTAGAAAACAAGCTGTTGTAGATCAAACTACGGGCGGAATCAAGTTTTTGATGGATAAAAATAAAATTACCGTTTTTGAAGGAATTGGTTCATTTGAAGATGCTACCCACGTGAAAGTGACCAAAAATGATGGTTCTTCTGAAACGATTGAGGCAAAATATTCGATTATTGCAACCGGTTCAAAACCATCAAATTTGCCATTCATTACGTTAGATAAAGAACGTGTAATCACTTCTACAGAAGCATTGAAACTAAAAGAAGTTCCTAAACATTTAGTCATTATTGGTGGTGGTGTAATCGGAATTGAATTAGGTCAAGTTTACCTACGTTTAGGTGCACAAGTTTCTGTGGTGGAATTTATGGATAGAATTATTCCCGGAATGGATGCATCGTTATCAAAAGAATTGACCAAAGTGTTGAAAAAACAAGGAATGAAATTCTACACTTCTCACAAAGTAAAATCGGTTAACCGAAAAGGGAAAGCCGTAACAGTGGAAGCGGAAACTCCAAAAGGAGAAATTCTATCTTTAGAAGGCGATTATTGTTTAGTTTCTGTGGGAAGAAGACCTTATACAGATGGTTTGAATGCCGACAAAGCAGGAGTAAAAGTTACCGATAGAGGTCAGATTGAAGTAAACGATCATTTACAAACTTCAGCCTCAAACATTTATGCCATTGGCGATGTTGTTCGTGGAGCGATGTTAGCTCACAAAGCAGAAGAAGAAGGTGTGATGGTTGCCGAAATTTTAGCCGGACAAAAACCGCACATCGATTATAATCTAATTCCGGGTGTTGTTTATACTTGGCCTGAAGTTGCCGCTGTTGGAAAAACAGAAGAACAACTAAAAGAAGAAGGCGTTGCATTTAAATCAGGAAGTTTCCCATTCAAAGCATTAGGAAGAGCAAGAGCCGGTGGTGACACAGACGGATTTGTGAAAATCTTAGCCGATGCCAAAACCGATGAAGTGTTAGGTGTTCACATGATTGGCCCACGTTGTGCCGACTTAATTGCAGAAGCCGTAACCGCAATGGAATTTAGAGCCAGTGCCGAAGATATTTCGAGAATGAGTCATGCTCATCCAACGTTTGCAGAAGCGGTTAAAGAAGCAGCTTTGGCGGCTACGGATAATCGTGCTTTGCATGTGTAA
- a CDS encoding NAD(P)H-dependent flavin oxidoreductase gives MNRITSLFSIQYPIIQGGMIWNSGYKLASAVSNAGGLGLIGAGSMYPDVLREHIQKCKKATDKPFGVNVPMLYPNIEEIIQIIIEEEVKIVFTSAGNPKTWTSFLKEKGITVVHVVSSSKFALKAQEAGVDAVVAEGFEAGGHNGREETTTLTLIPMVKENISIPLIAAGGIATGRGMLAAMILGADGVQMGSRFAASTESSAHADFKQTIIDTKEGDTLVTLKELAPVRLIKNKFYNDIQELYAKCPTPEELKELLGRARAKRGMFEGDLVEGELEIGQIAGLIHDIKPVKEIIDSVMEEFEMAKKEAVLL, from the coding sequence ATGAACAGAATTACATCTCTTTTCAGCATACAATACCCAATTATTCAAGGTGGAATGATTTGGAATAGCGGTTACAAATTAGCCAGTGCCGTAAGCAATGCAGGTGGTTTAGGATTAATTGGAGCCGGTTCGATGTATCCGGATGTTTTGCGAGAACATATCCAAAAATGTAAAAAAGCAACTGACAAACCGTTTGGTGTAAATGTTCCGATGTTGTATCCGAATATTGAAGAAATCATTCAAATTATTATTGAAGAAGAGGTAAAAATCGTCTTTACATCTGCAGGAAATCCAAAAACGTGGACTTCTTTTTTAAAGGAAAAAGGAATTACAGTTGTTCACGTAGTGAGTAGTTCAAAATTTGCATTGAAAGCTCAAGAAGCCGGAGTAGACGCTGTGGTTGCCGAAGGTTTTGAAGCGGGAGGACATAACGGAAGGGAAGAAACCACTACCTTAACATTAATTCCAATGGTGAAAGAAAATATTTCCATTCCATTAATCGCTGCGGGTGGAATTGCAACCGGAAGAGGAATGTTGGCTGCTATGATTTTAGGTGCTGATGGCGTTCAAATGGGAAGTCGTTTTGCAGCTTCCACAGAAAGTTCTGCTCACGCTGATTTTAAACAAACAATTATTGATACGAAAGAAGGCGATACGTTGGTTACATTGAAAGAATTAGCTCCCGTTCGATTGATTAAAAACAAGTTCTACAATGATATTCAGGAATTGTATGCCAAATGTCCAACTCCCGAAGAATTAAAAGAATTGTTAGGCCGTGCCCGTGCCAAACGCGGTATGTTCGAAGGCGATTTAGTGGAAGGTGAATTAGAAATCGGTCAAATTGCCGGATTAATTCACGATATCAAACCAGTGAAAGAAATTATTGATTCGGTTATGGAAGAATTTGAAATGGCTAAGAAGGAAGCTGTTTTGCTTTAA
- a CDS encoding alpha/beta hydrolase-fold protein, translated as MKKFLLLFISIFSFTFYGQVTLRITSIPGNTPSEATIYLAGSVNGWNPVDNNSIMQPDGFGAYQLVIPEGTGTVEYKFTRGSWATVEGNASGGFLPNRTFSFTGSPQTLTLTIQSWEDLGGVNNSTAAANVQILSSNFYMPQLDRNRRIWLYLPPDYQTSTKNYPVLYMKDGQNLFDNLTSFAGEWEVDETLNTLFNQGDYGAIVVGIDNGLGERQNEYSPWVNAQYGGGQGDEYMEFIAETLKPYIDENFRTRTEPQFNALIGSSLGGLIATYGVCEYPNLFRKLGSFSPAYWFALDDLNSYLNSPIDLSNHRSYFVAGQNESSTMVTNTNTIKNAMQNNGMSSDNTLTKFDSYGTHTESYWRGEFGAAYQWLFMDENLSVETISTIKPTIIQTLSGKLWLEGFEDNTTFELFAVTGQKVTALQLENGMNSLPDNLKSGIYILKSEINTIKVILN; from the coding sequence ATGAAAAAATTTCTACTCCTATTTATTTCGATTTTTTCCTTTACATTTTATGGTCAAGTAACATTGAGAATTACTTCAATTCCCGGAAACACACCTTCTGAAGCAACAATCTATTTGGCAGGAAGTGTGAATGGTTGGAATCCGGTTGACAATAATTCAATCATGCAACCGGACGGATTTGGAGCTTATCAACTTGTTATTCCAGAAGGAACAGGAACAGTTGAATATAAATTTACTCGTGGAAGTTGGGCAACTGTAGAAGGAAATGCTTCCGGTGGATTTTTACCTAATCGAACTTTCAGTTTTACAGGTTCTCCACAAACTTTAACCTTAACCATTCAGTCCTGGGAAGATCTTGGAGGAGTAAATAACAGCACAGCCGCTGCAAATGTTCAGATTTTGAGTTCTAATTTTTATATGCCGCAATTGGACAGAAATAGAAGAATTTGGTTGTATTTACCACCGGATTATCAGACTTCTACAAAGAATTATCCGGTTTTGTATATGAAAGACGGACAAAATTTATTTGATAACCTAACTTCTTTTGCAGGAGAATGGGAAGTGGATGAAACCTTAAATACACTTTTTAATCAAGGCGATTACGGAGCAATTGTGGTTGGTATTGACAATGGTTTAGGCGAACGTCAAAATGAATATTCGCCTTGGGTTAATGCTCAATACGGTGGTGGTCAAGGGGATGAATATATGGAGTTTATTGCGGAAACGTTGAAACCTTATATCGATGAAAATTTCAGAACTCGAACAGAACCTCAGTTCAATGCTTTAATTGGAAGTTCATTGGGAGGTTTAATTGCAACGTATGGTGTTTGTGAATATCCAAATCTGTTTCGGAAATTAGGTTCATTTAGTCCAGCCTATTGGTTTGCCTTGGATGATTTGAATTCCTATTTAAATTCACCGATTGATTTATCTAACCATAGAAGTTATTTTGTTGCAGGGCAAAATGAATCATCTACCATGGTAACAAATACAAACACTATCAAAAATGCTATGCAGAATAACGGAATGTCTTCTGATAATACGTTGACAAAATTTGATTCGTATGGAACTCACACAGAAAGTTATTGGCGAGGAGAATTTGGAGCTGCTTATCAATGGTTGTTTATGGATGAAAATTTATCTGTTGAAACTATATCAACCATAAAACCAACTATTATTCAAACGTTAAGCGGAAAACTTTGGTTAGAAGGTTTTGAAGATAACACAACGTTTGAACTTTTTGCTGTAACCGGACAAAAAGTTACTGCTCTACAACTTGAAAACGGAATGAATAGTTTACCTGACAATTTGAAAAGTGGTATTTACATCTTGAAATCTGAAATAAATACAATTAAAGTAATACTTAATTAA